One stretch of Enterobacter sp. RHBSTW-00994 DNA includes these proteins:
- a CDS encoding ABC transporter permease: MSVAIFSPNSRTRRFSKRFTQVLVTLFGLLLLTFFIGRVMPVDPVLAIVGPDADHSTYQQVYHQLGFDQSLLTQFGIYLNNLLHGDLGSALLTGKPVTDDILRVFPATLELATMAIIVGAGLGIPLGVLAAARRNSFSDYVVRIISLAGYSTPIFWVGMMGLLLFYAWLGWVGGAGRLDLGLDGLVPRRTGLMTVDALLAGNSAVFWNAINHLVLPASLLGFHSLAYISRMTRSFMLAQLSQEFIITARVKGLTERQVIWNHAFRNILVQLLTVVALAYGSLLEGAVLIETVFSWPGFGSYLTGSLLLGDMNAVMGCVLLVGMIFVMLNLLSDMLYQLFDPRTKS; the protein is encoded by the coding sequence ATGAGTGTGGCGATTTTCTCTCCCAACTCCCGTACACGCCGCTTCTCGAAGCGGTTCACTCAGGTACTGGTGACGCTTTTTGGCCTGCTGCTGCTGACCTTTTTTATCGGTCGCGTGATGCCGGTCGATCCGGTGCTGGCGATTGTTGGCCCGGATGCCGATCACAGTACCTATCAGCAGGTCTATCACCAGCTGGGTTTCGATCAGTCGCTGCTGACCCAGTTTGGTATTTACCTTAATAACCTGCTGCATGGCGATCTGGGGAGTGCATTGTTAACCGGTAAGCCGGTGACGGATGACATTCTGCGGGTCTTCCCGGCGACGCTGGAACTGGCGACGATGGCGATTATCGTCGGGGCAGGTCTTGGTATTCCGCTGGGGGTTCTGGCCGCTGCGCGTCGGAACAGTTTTTCCGATTACGTAGTGCGCATTATCAGCCTTGCGGGATATTCCACACCGATCTTCTGGGTTGGCATGATGGGGCTATTGCTGTTTTACGCCTGGCTTGGCTGGGTAGGGGGCGCCGGAAGACTGGATCTGGGTCTGGACGGGCTTGTGCCGCGTCGTACCGGGCTGATGACCGTCGATGCACTGCTGGCCGGGAACAGCGCTGTGTTCTGGAATGCGATTAACCACCTGGTATTGCCGGCCTCGCTGCTCGGTTTCCATTCGCTGGCCTACATCAGCCGTATGACCCGCAGCTTTATGCTGGCGCAGTTGTCGCAGGAGTTCATCATCACCGCGCGTGTTAAGGGCTTAACCGAGCGTCAGGTGATCTGGAATCACGCGTTTCGCAACATCCTCGTCCAGCTTCTGACGGTCGTTGCGCTGGCTTACGGCTCGCTGCTGGAAGGGGCAGTGCTGATTGAAACCGTCTTTTCCTGGCCGGGCTTTGGCTCCTATCTTACCGGTAGTTTGTTGTTGGGGGATATGAATGCCGTGATGGGCTGTGTACTGCTGGTGGGGATGATCTTTGTGATGCTCAACCTGCTCTCCGACATGCTGTATCAACTCTTTGACCCGAGGACGAAATCATGA
- a CDS encoding ABC transporter permease encodes MTVSLDSPLGTRHSEGRQRFKRAASRAAGFVGKMARNPLTAIGGGIILLLLIVAAFAPLIAPYNPLVQDLNSALVAPNARHWFGTDEFGRDIFSRLVYGSRITLYIVLLVSVTVGPLGLLLGVTAGYFGGKVDAVLMRVTDIFISFPSLVLALAFVAALGPGLEHVVIAITLTAWPPIARLARAETLSLRQADFISAVRLQGASPVRVLWRHIVPLCLPSVIIRITMNMAGIILTAAGLGFLGLGAQPPEPEWGAMISSGRTYMMECWWVVTIPGLAILINSLAFNFLGDGLRDILDPRSE; translated from the coding sequence ATGACCGTTTCTCTGGATAGCCCGCTGGGAACGCGTCACTCTGAAGGCCGCCAGCGTTTTAAACGGGCAGCATCGCGTGCTGCCGGGTTTGTCGGCAAAATGGCGCGCAACCCACTCACGGCGATAGGTGGCGGTATCATTTTGCTGCTGCTGATTGTCGCCGCCTTTGCACCGCTCATTGCACCGTATAACCCGCTGGTGCAGGACCTGAATAGTGCGCTGGTTGCTCCGAACGCGCGACACTGGTTCGGTACGGACGAGTTTGGCCGCGATATCTTTAGCCGCCTCGTGTACGGCTCGCGTATCACCCTCTATATCGTGCTACTGGTCTCCGTCACCGTTGGACCACTGGGATTGTTGCTGGGCGTAACCGCCGGGTATTTCGGCGGCAAAGTTGATGCGGTGCTGATGCGCGTAACAGACATTTTTATCTCCTTCCCAAGCCTGGTGCTGGCACTGGCGTTTGTCGCCGCGCTGGGCCCTGGGCTTGAACATGTGGTGATTGCCATTACGCTCACCGCCTGGCCGCCGATTGCGCGACTGGCGCGAGCGGAAACGCTCTCTCTGCGCCAGGCCGATTTTATCTCCGCTGTGCGCTTGCAGGGAGCGTCACCAGTACGCGTGTTGTGGCGACACATTGTGCCGCTGTGCCTGCCGTCGGTGATTATCCGCATCACTATGAACATGGCCGGGATCATCCTGACTGCCGCCGGGCTCGGTTTTCTGGGACTCGGTGCTCAGCCGCCAGAGCCGGAGTGGGGCGCGATGATCTCAAGCGGTCGCACCTACATGATGGAGTGCTGGTGGGTCGTGACTATTCCGGGGCTGGCGATCCTGATTAACAGCCTGGCGTTTAACTTCTTAGGAGATGGCCTACGTGACATCCTCGATCCTCGCAGCGAATAA
- the baeS gene encoding two-component system sensor histidine kinase BaeS, with product MKFWRPGITGKLFVAIFTTCIVLLITMHWAVRVSFERGFIDYIKHGNEQRLQGLSDALSEQYALHGNWRFLRNNDRFVFQILRSLEHDNDDDRPGPGMPPHGWRTQFWVVDQDKKVLVGPRAPVPPDGMRRAIMFNNVSVGWVIASPVERLTRNTDINFDRQQRQTSWLIVALSTLLAALATFPLARGLLAPVKRLVEGTHKLAAGDFSTRVDTRSQDELGRLAQDFNQLASTLEKNQQMRRDFMADISHELRTPLAVLRGELEAIQDGVRQFTPESVASLQAEVGTLTKLVNDLHQLSMSDEGALAYQKAPVDVINILEVTTGAFRERFSSRNLKIELSLPDSAVVFGDRDRLTQLFNNLLENSLRYTDSGGALYISGRLEASRFALTFADSSPGVQDTQLEKLFERFYRTEGSRNRASGGSGLGLAICVNIVEAHNGTIRAAHSPFGGVSITVELPLERDLSREA from the coding sequence ATGAAGTTCTGGCGTCCCGGTATTACCGGCAAGCTCTTTGTCGCGATTTTTACCACCTGCATTGTCCTGTTGATCACCATGCACTGGGCCGTGCGTGTTAGCTTCGAGCGCGGTTTTATTGATTACATCAAACACGGAAACGAGCAGCGTTTACAGGGGCTGAGCGATGCCCTGAGCGAGCAATACGCCCTTCACGGCAACTGGCGTTTCCTGCGCAACAACGATCGTTTCGTGTTCCAGATCCTGCGTTCGCTTGAGCACGATAATGACGATGACCGTCCTGGCCCTGGCATGCCACCTCACGGCTGGCGTACGCAGTTCTGGGTGGTCGATCAGGATAAAAAAGTGCTGGTCGGTCCACGCGCCCCTGTTCCTCCGGATGGTATGCGTCGGGCCATCATGTTCAATAATGTCAGCGTAGGTTGGGTGATTGCGTCGCCGGTTGAGCGGCTGACACGTAACACCGACATCAACTTCGACAGGCAGCAGCGTCAGACCAGTTGGTTGATTGTCGCCCTCTCCACACTGCTCGCCGCACTCGCTACCTTCCCACTGGCACGCGGCCTGCTCGCGCCAGTCAAGCGGCTGGTGGAAGGTACACATAAACTGGCAGCCGGTGATTTCTCTACTCGCGTGGACACCCGCAGCCAGGATGAACTGGGCAGGCTGGCGCAAGACTTTAACCAGCTCGCCAGTACACTGGAAAAAAACCAGCAGATGCGCCGTGATTTTATGGCCGATATTTCGCACGAGCTCCGTACTCCGCTGGCGGTACTCCGTGGCGAACTGGAGGCTATTCAGGATGGCGTACGCCAGTTCACACCGGAGTCGGTGGCGTCACTTCAGGCTGAAGTGGGTACGCTCACCAAGCTGGTGAACGACCTGCATCAGCTTTCCATGTCCGACGAAGGGGCACTGGCCTACCAAAAAGCCCCTGTTGATGTGATCAACATTCTGGAAGTCACCACAGGCGCATTCCGTGAACGCTTTTCCAGCCGTAACCTGAAAATTGAGCTCTCCCTGCCGGACAGCGCTGTGGTGTTTGGCGATCGCGACCGTCTGACGCAGCTCTTCAATAATTTACTGGAGAACAGCCTGCGCTATACCGACAGCGGTGGCGCGTTGTACATTTCTGGCAGGCTGGAAGCCAGCCGTTTTGCGCTGACGTTTGCCGACAGTTCTCCCGGGGTGCAGGACACGCAGCTTGAAAAATTGTTCGAGCGTTTTTATCGTACCGAAGGTTCACGTAACCGCGCCAGCGGCGGTTCCGGGCTGGGGCTGGCCATTTGCGTCAACATTGTCGAAGCGCATAACGGTACAATCCGCGCCGCTCATTCGCCTTTTGGCGGGGTTAGCATTACAGTAGAGTTACCGCTGGAACGCGATTTATCGAGAGAAGCATGA
- a CDS encoding ABC transporter ATP-binding protein, translating to MIEIKHLNLAFGEGEKRNQVLDDVNIRVREGEIYGLVGESGSGKTTVLKCLAGLFTHWEGTLAIDGKPLEKRISQARCRGVQMVFQDPYGSLHPRHTIGDILEEPLQIHGMNDRERRIHSLLDRVGLNRAFRDRYPHQLSGGQRQRVAIARALILEPQVLLLDEPTSALDVSVQAEILNLLAELQRESNLTYLMVTHDLGVIAHLCQKVAVMQYGKILETLTVDDLVAGHAKTGYTQMLVNASQQYSREMAREVAAY from the coding sequence ATGATCGAGATTAAACACCTCAACCTGGCCTTTGGCGAAGGTGAGAAGCGTAATCAGGTGCTGGACGATGTGAACATTAGGGTCCGGGAAGGGGAGATTTATGGCCTGGTGGGGGAATCCGGATCGGGTAAAACCACGGTGCTGAAATGTCTGGCCGGACTCTTTACTCACTGGGAAGGCACGTTGGCAATTGACGGTAAACCGCTGGAAAAGCGTATCAGTCAGGCTCGGTGTCGTGGTGTGCAGATGGTGTTTCAGGATCCCTACGGTTCGCTCCATCCGCGCCATACCATTGGTGACATTCTGGAAGAGCCACTGCAAATTCACGGAATGAATGACCGGGAGCGACGTATCCATTCGTTACTGGACAGAGTCGGGCTGAACCGGGCGTTTCGCGATCGCTATCCACATCAACTTTCCGGTGGGCAGCGTCAGCGTGTGGCGATTGCCCGGGCGCTGATTCTGGAGCCGCAGGTATTGTTGCTGGATGAGCCGACCTCGGCGCTTGATGTATCGGTGCAGGCGGAGATCCTTAACCTGCTTGCCGAACTCCAGCGTGAATCGAATCTTACCTATCTGATGGTCACGCACGATCTGGGGGTGATTGCGCATCTGTGCCAAAAGGTGGCCGTTATGCAATACGGTAAAATTCTGGAAACCTTAACCGTCGACGATTTGGTTGCCGGGCACGCCAAAACCGGCTATACGCAAATGCTGGTGAATGCCAGCCAGCAGTACAGCCGGGAGATGGCGCGGGAGGTGGCGGCGTATTAG
- the yegS gene encoding lipid kinase YegS, with translation MATYPDSLLILNGKSAGNDILRQAIADLRDQGARIHVRVTWEKGDAARYLDEACHLGVETVISGGGDGTINEIATALIHLNAPVRPALGILPLGTANDFATSVGIPDDLSKALQLAIAGKATAVDIAQVNDKTCFINMATGGFGTRITSETPEKLKAALGGVSYFIHGLMRMDTLKPDRCEIHGDDFHWQGDALVIGIGNGRQAGGGQQLCPDALINDGLLQLRIFTGEELLPALFNTLTRPEQNPNLIDGQSAWFEVSAPHSMTFNLDGEPLSGKHFRIAVLPGALSCRLPPDCPLLR, from the coding sequence ATGGCGACATATCCGGATAGTTTACTGATCCTCAACGGCAAGAGTGCCGGCAACGATATTCTGCGCCAGGCGATTGCTGACCTGCGCGATCAAGGGGCACGCATCCATGTCCGCGTCACATGGGAAAAAGGCGATGCAGCTCGCTATCTTGATGAAGCGTGCCATCTGGGGGTTGAAACCGTTATCTCCGGTGGCGGCGATGGAACCATCAATGAAATCGCCACCGCACTTATTCACCTGAATGCCCCGGTTCGTCCTGCATTAGGCATTTTGCCGCTCGGTACGGCGAATGATTTTGCCACCAGCGTGGGTATTCCTGACGATCTCAGCAAAGCACTTCAACTCGCTATCGCCGGGAAAGCAACTGCCGTGGACATTGCTCAGGTGAACGATAAAACCTGCTTTATCAACATGGCCACAGGTGGTTTTGGTACGCGCATCACCAGCGAAACGCCGGAAAAACTCAAAGCCGCTCTGGGTGGCGTCTCCTACTTTATTCATGGCCTGATGCGGATGGACACCCTGAAACCCGATCGCTGCGAAATCCACGGCGACGATTTTCACTGGCAAGGTGACGCGCTGGTGATCGGAATTGGCAATGGTCGCCAGGCCGGAGGGGGCCAACAATTATGCCCGGATGCACTGATCAACGACGGCTTATTGCAACTGCGCATTTTTACCGGAGAAGAGTTGCTTCCCGCCCTGTTCAACACATTGACCAGGCCGGAGCAAAACCCCAATCTGATCGATGGTCAGTCAGCCTGGTTCGAAGTAAGCGCCCCACACAGCATGACCTTTAACCTGGATGGGGAGCCACTCAGCGGGAAACATTTTCGTATTGCGGTGTTACCCGGCGCACTAAGCTGCCGCCTGCCGCCGGATTGCCCGTTGCTGCGCTAA
- a CDS encoding MFS transporter → MTDLPKNVRWQLWIVAFGFFMQSLDTTIVNTALPSMAKSLGESPLHMHMVIVSYVLTVAVMLPASGWMADKVGVRNIFFTAIVLFTIGSLFCAQANTLNELVMARVLQGVGGAMMVPVGRLTVMKIVPREQYMAAMTFVTLPGQVGPLLGPALGGVLVEYASWHWIFLINLPVGIVGAIATLMLMPNYTMQTRRFDFIGFILLAAGMATLTLALDGQKGLGISSLTLGILVVLGITAILWYLWHARDNEQALFSLSLFRNSTYRLGLFGSFAGRVGSGMLPFMTPVFLQIGMGFSPFHAGLMMIPMVLGSMGMKRIVVQVVNRFGYRHVLVAATLGLAVVSLLFMTVALMGWYYALPLVLFCQGIINSMRFSSMNTLTLKDLPDELASSGNSLLSMVMQLSMSVGVTVAGLLLGMYGQHHLSVDTPVAHQVFLYTYLSMAVIIALPALIFARVPDDTSKNVVIRRGKRSAP, encoded by the coding sequence ATGACAGACCTCCCGAAAAACGTCCGCTGGCAGTTATGGATTGTCGCCTTCGGCTTCTTTATGCAGTCGCTGGATACGACCATTGTGAATACTGCCCTCCCCTCGATGGCGAAAAGTCTGGGAGAGAGTCCGCTGCATATGCACATGGTGATTGTCTCCTATGTGCTGACCGTCGCCGTGATGCTGCCTGCCAGCGGCTGGATGGCGGATAAAGTGGGCGTGAGGAATATTTTTTTTACTGCCATCGTGCTGTTCACTATAGGGTCGCTGTTTTGCGCTCAGGCCAATACGCTCAATGAACTGGTGATGGCTCGCGTCCTGCAAGGCGTCGGCGGCGCGATGATGGTTCCCGTCGGACGACTGACGGTGATGAAGATCGTCCCGCGCGAGCAATACATGGCAGCGATGACCTTTGTCACGCTGCCAGGCCAGGTTGGCCCCTTGCTTGGCCCTGCGCTGGGCGGGGTGTTGGTCGAGTACGCCTCCTGGCACTGGATCTTTTTAATCAACCTGCCTGTGGGGATTGTTGGGGCTATTGCTACGCTGATGCTCATGCCGAATTACACCATGCAGACGCGGCGTTTTGATTTCATCGGCTTCATTCTGCTGGCCGCCGGAATGGCAACACTCACGCTGGCGCTCGACGGCCAAAAGGGGCTGGGCATTTCGTCCCTGACGCTGGGTATTCTGGTCGTCCTCGGTATCACCGCAATCCTGTGGTATCTATGGCATGCCAGAGATAACGAGCAAGCCCTCTTCAGCCTGTCATTGTTCAGAAATTCAACCTACCGGCTGGGTCTTTTCGGCAGCTTTGCCGGGCGGGTGGGCAGCGGCATGTTACCGTTCATGACCCCGGTCTTTTTACAGATTGGTATGGGTTTCTCACCCTTCCACGCAGGTTTAATGATGATCCCGATGGTACTCGGCAGTATGGGGATGAAGCGTATTGTGGTGCAGGTCGTGAACCGCTTTGGCTACCGTCACGTACTGGTGGCCGCCACGCTTGGCCTGGCAGTAGTCAGCCTGCTGTTTATGACCGTGGCATTAATGGGCTGGTACTACGCGCTTCCGCTGGTGCTTTTTTGCCAGGGCATTATCAATTCCATGCGCTTCTCTTCCATGAACACGCTGACGCTGAAAGATCTGCCGGATGAACTGGCCAGCAGTGGCAACAGCTTGTTATCGATGGTTATGCAACTCTCCATGAGCGTCGGTGTAACGGTGGCAGGCCTGCTGCTGGGTATGTATGGACAACACCATCTCAGCGTCGATACCCCCGTCGCGCATCAGGTCTTTTTGTATACCTATCTCAGCATGGCGGTGATCATCGCCCTGCCCGCGCTCATCTTCGCCAGAGTGCCGGATGATACCAGTAAGAACGTCGTTATCCGACGTGGCAAAAGGAGTGCACCATGA
- the yegQ gene encoding tRNA 5-hydroxyuridine modification protein YegQ, whose protein sequence is MFKPELLSPAGTLQNMRYAFAYGADAVYAGQPRYSLRVRNNEFNHENLQLGINEAHALGKKFYVVVNIAPHNAKLKTFIRDLKPVVDMGPDALIMSDPGLIMLVRENFPDMDIHLSVQANAVNWATVKFWKQMGLTRVILSRELSLEEIEEIRTQVPDMELEIFVHGALCMAYSGRCLLSGYINKRDPNQGTCTNACRWEYNVQEGKEDDIGNIVHKHEPIPVKNVEPTLGIGEPTDSVFMIEEAKRPGEYMTAFEDEHGTYIMNSKDLRAIAHVERLTQMGVHSLKIEGRTKSYYYCARTAQVYRKAIDDAAAGKPFDTSLLETLEGLAHRGYTEGFLRRHTHDDYQNYEHGYSVSERQQFVGDFTGARKGDLAAVAVKNKFTKGDSLELMTPQGNINFRLEHLENGKGEAITVAPGDGHTVWLPVPEEVDLEFALLMRNFEGENTRNPHSK, encoded by the coding sequence ATGTTTAAACCGGAACTCCTCTCCCCGGCGGGAACGCTGCAAAATATGCGTTACGCTTTCGCTTATGGTGCTGACGCGGTATACGCGGGCCAACCGCGCTACTCGCTGCGCGTGCGCAACAACGAATTCAACCACGAGAATCTGCAACTTGGCATCAATGAAGCGCATGCCCTGGGCAAAAAATTCTATGTGGTCGTTAACATCGCACCGCACAACGCCAAGCTGAAAACGTTCATTCGTGACCTGAAACCCGTTGTGGATATGGGGCCGGATGCGCTGATCATGTCAGACCCTGGTTTAATCATGCTGGTTCGGGAGAACTTCCCTGACATGGACATTCACCTCTCGGTACAGGCAAACGCCGTGAACTGGGCAACCGTGAAATTCTGGAAACAGATGGGGCTGACCCGTGTGATCCTGTCGCGTGAACTGTCACTCGAAGAGATCGAGGAAATCCGCACTCAGGTTCCGGATATGGAGCTTGAAATCTTCGTTCACGGTGCACTGTGCATGGCCTATTCAGGCCGCTGCCTGCTCTCAGGCTATATCAATAAACGCGACCCGAACCAGGGAACCTGCACCAACGCCTGCCGCTGGGAATATAACGTTCAGGAAGGCAAAGAGGACGATATCGGTAATATCGTCCACAAACACGAGCCGATCCCGGTGAAGAACGTTGAACCGACGCTCGGTATCGGCGAGCCGACTGACAGCGTATTTATGATTGAAGAAGCAAAACGTCCGGGCGAGTACATGACAGCCTTTGAAGACGAGCATGGCACGTACATCATGAACTCGAAAGATCTGCGCGCCATCGCTCACGTTGAGCGCCTGACGCAAATGGGCGTGCATTCCCTGAAAATCGAAGGCCGTACCAAATCCTATTACTACTGCGCTCGTACCGCGCAGGTCTATCGTAAGGCGATCGACGATGCCGCTGCCGGTAAACCGTTCGATACCAGCCTGCTGGAGACGCTGGAAGGTCTGGCCCATCGCGGTTACACCGAAGGTTTTCTGCGCCGCCATACCCACGACGATTACCAGAACTATGAACACGGTTATTCAGTCTCTGAACGTCAGCAGTTTGTCGGTGATTTTACGGGCGCACGCAAAGGTGATCTGGCAGCCGTTGCCGTCAAAAACAAATTCACCAAAGGTGACAGCCTGGAACTGATGACCCCTCAGGGCAACATCAACTTCCGTCTGGAACATCTGGAAAACGGTAAAGGTGAAGCCATTACCGTCGCACCAGGAGACGGTCATACGGTCTGGTTGCCGGTTCCTGAAGAAGTGGATCTGGAATTTGCGCTGCTGATGCGCAATTTCGAAGGCGAAAACACCCGTAATCCACACAGTAAATAG
- a CDS encoding ABC transporter ATP-binding protein, giving the protein MTSSILAANNAPLLDVRDLHVDFINGGAVTNAVRGVSFQLGREKLAIVGESGSGKSTVGRALLRLHPARARISATRMQFGDVDLRTVSEAQMRGIRGKRISMIMQDPKYSLNPVVCVGDQIAEAWLTHHPGRKAEAKAKVLEMLDVVRIRQPERVYHLYPHEISGGQGQRIMIAMMLITDPELVIADEPTSALDVSVRLQVLGLLDDLVLSRGLGLIFISHDINLVRSFCDRVLVMYAGRVVESIAACDLHNAKHPYTQGLISALPELNHRRPVLPVLQRQANWLTE; this is encoded by the coding sequence GTGACATCCTCGATCCTCGCAGCGAATAATGCGCCTTTGCTTGATGTGCGCGACCTCCACGTCGATTTTATCAACGGCGGTGCGGTGACCAACGCCGTACGTGGCGTCTCTTTCCAGCTCGGACGCGAGAAGCTGGCTATTGTCGGTGAATCGGGTTCCGGTAAATCGACCGTCGGGCGAGCGCTGCTGCGCCTGCATCCGGCCAGGGCCCGAATCAGTGCCACACGAATGCAGTTTGGTGATGTTGATTTGCGTACCGTCAGCGAGGCGCAAATGCGCGGTATTCGCGGCAAACGTATCTCGATGATCATGCAGGACCCGAAATACTCGCTCAACCCGGTGGTGTGTGTCGGGGATCAGATTGCTGAAGCCTGGCTCACCCATCATCCAGGGCGTAAGGCAGAGGCAAAAGCCAAAGTACTGGAGATGCTTGACGTGGTGCGTATCCGCCAGCCGGAACGCGTCTATCACCTTTATCCGCACGAGATTTCCGGTGGGCAGGGGCAGCGCATCATGATCGCCATGATGCTGATCACCGACCCTGAACTGGTGATTGCTGATGAACCTACCTCGGCGCTGGACGTGTCGGTGCGTTTACAGGTGCTGGGGCTACTGGACGATCTGGTGCTGTCGCGTGGTCTGGGGCTGATCTTTATCAGCCACGACATTAACCTGGTGCGCAGTTTTTGCGATCGGGTGCTGGTGATGTATGCCGGACGAGTGGTGGAGTCTATCGCCGCGTGCGACCTACATAACGCGAAGCATCCCTACACTCAAGGGTTAATCAGCGCGTTGCCGGAACTGAATCACCGCCGTCCCGTATTGCCCGTGTTGCAACGCCAGGCAAACTGGCTCACCGAGTGA
- the baeR gene encoding two-component system response regulator BaeR: MTELPIDENTPRILIVEDEPKLGQLLIDYLRAASYAPTLISHGDKVLPYVRQTPPALILLDLMLPGTDGLTLCREIRRFSDVPIVMVTAKIEEIDRLLGLEIGADDYICKPYSPREVVARVKTILRRCKPQRELQVLDAESPLIVDESRFQASWRSKLLDLTPAEFRLLKTLSHEPGKVFSREQLLNHLYDDYRVVTDRTIDSHIKNLRRKLEALDADQSFIRAVYGVGYRWEADACRIA; the protein is encoded by the coding sequence ATGACCGAGTTACCCATTGATGAAAACACGCCACGTATTCTGATCGTGGAGGACGAGCCTAAACTTGGGCAGTTATTAATCGACTATTTACGCGCGGCAAGTTACGCCCCTACGCTTATCAGCCACGGCGACAAGGTTCTTCCTTATGTTCGCCAGACGCCACCCGCGCTGATATTGCTGGATTTGATGCTGCCCGGCACTGACGGCCTGACCCTGTGCCGCGAGATCCGCCGTTTTTCCGATGTCCCGATCGTGATGGTGACAGCCAAAATCGAAGAGATCGACCGTCTGCTGGGTCTTGAGATTGGCGCAGACGATTACATCTGTAAACCATATAGCCCACGCGAGGTGGTCGCACGCGTGAAAACGATCCTGCGTCGCTGCAAACCGCAGCGAGAATTGCAGGTACTGGATGCAGAAAGCCCGCTGATCGTTGACGAAAGCCGCTTTCAGGCCAGTTGGCGCAGCAAATTATTGGATCTCACCCCTGCTGAATTTCGCTTGCTCAAAACGCTCTCCCACGAGCCAGGGAAAGTGTTCTCGCGCGAACAACTGCTGAACCATCTTTATGATGATTACCGGGTCGTCACTGACCGCACTATCGATAGCCATATCAAAAATCTGCGTCGTAAACTGGAGGCACTCGATGCCGACCAGTCGTTTATTCGCGCAGTGTATGGCGTAGGTTATCGATGGGAAGCGGATGCATGCAGGATTGCGTGA